A segment of the Scomber japonicus isolate fScoJap1 chromosome 5, fScoJap1.pri, whole genome shotgun sequence genome:
TAACAGAATTGGTAACATACTGTACCTACTAGCGCTGGGTATTGTTATCACTTCCAATCCAAGTACCTTTTAagtgataccaactgagtacttcattctaTGCCCATCATGTGAATGGAAGCATTCAATTGCGTAAAAATGCCACCagtcctccacatctaaataagaataatatgtattaaattaaaattcattaaatagtcatattttcgaGCTCTGAGTGCAAAAAGGAACACATTAcaggtatcatttgacaggagatgtttcaatactacttggtatccatttatttttggcgataccttaaaggtattgagAACCGATACCCAGCTCTAGTACCTACATAGTTAAATGATCAAATACATGGTGACAAAAAGATGATTTGTATGCAAATAAGTTTAAATCATCTGTTTGTTGACTTACATcattatacaaaatatttaattatacaATTGTCCTGACTGTCAGTGTTTATAATACATTGATGGCATGTCGgcatcaaaaataaaaacaaaagacttTGATTTGTAGCTTTAATTCTAAAATATCAGCATCCACCTTAAAATGTCCTACGTAACACCTTCAGCACAGGAGACAACTTTGGTATCAACAACTACTTCCATCCCCATGTTGCTGATGAGCCTGTTTAGCTTTCTATCTTCCAGTCATCCTGCCTCTGTGTGCTCACACAGCAGCTGGTTTGTCTTGTTGTGTCTTTGAGCCTCATGTAAACAAACTGAAGCTAGGTTATGTTGAAGTAGATTATCTCATTAACATCAAAATGTCCAAAACCTGCTGATGTCCACTGAGTTTATGCATTGTAGCAGATGGAAAGGGATTTGTTTGATATGTTATAACAAGTAGTGCTTAGAGGGTTATACAGTACATCTGTGCTTTAAGGCTGAAAAACCTAGAAGTGATGATACATTGGCAACATTCTGGGCAATATTGACTTCAGCAGAGTCACAAGCACAGCAACAGAGGATAACACTGCAGTGGCTGAAAGGAGGAAATGTGAAGTGATGAGAGATAAATGTAGATATGATGATGTTGGAGAACTGTAAAACTTCAAATTACAACATGTTTTTATCAGTGTTCCAAAACTGCAAGAGATAGAGATGTAGCTGAGTTTCCGaccaaatatatcagaattatGTCTCAATATTCATAAAACATGGAGTAAATTTTGATACATGTTCAAGTCTTTCCCTAAAGCTCACATGGAAATAATAATCACAGTCTTCTCTCACAGTTTAAGCTGCAGTAGTTGATATTTTTGGGCACACAATCTGAACAGCACAGTATaattcactgtgtgtttgtcaccaaaataaaaatattgattactgCAGCTACTGTATAACTGAAAGTGGGGAACTGATAAGACTCCATGTAGCCATTTCCTGTTTATTGTTGGTAGGTTGAAAATCTCAGGCTGTTATAAAACTCAAGGTGTATCACTCTGGCTCAACAGCTCACATGTATTGCTAGAAAATGTTGCCTATGTAACGTGACTTACAAAAGAGATGATCATCTTTTGTGAATCAGTGCTGTTATCTCTCTTTGTCCTTCACActgtctctccactgtgtcAGCTAATTGAGTATAATTTAAAGATGCCCTCATTACCTATAGAGGACATATTAAGTGAACACTGAGTGTCCagatgtgtaagtgtgtgtgtgtgtgtgtgtgtgtgtgtgtgtgtgtgtgtgtgtgtgtgtgtgtgtgtgtgtgtgtgtgtgtgtgtgtatgttcttaCCAATGTGTAGGGGTCCAAATTATTCCCGAACAAAAGAACCCTGGAAATGTTGTccctttgtgtatgtgtgcgtgcgtgcttgtgcatgtgcgtgtgtgtgaagccCCGGTAAAGGTTGCTCCTGCCTCATCCTGTGTTTCAGGTCGTATTGATCACCTAATTCAGATAAAGGATTCTCCCAGTGCCAGAGGCAGAGACGAGCTGGTCACTCAATGTAAGATAGAAACATATACGGTCGCTGCAGGGCCTTGGTGTCAAGCCAGGAATTGCTCTGTCCAAACATCTCACCTTCTAGTCTGtcatcctgctgctgtctgcgCTTACGCATCCAAACACTGCATCTATCTATGTGTGCTTTCAGCTAAGAACCTCATATTGAATTGGACTATAATGCTGCATTCACGCAATCTACGTAAGCAGAGTGggtaaaactgaaaaaatgtccAACTACTTTCAACTGGAAGTACTATTTCTAAATTCCCAGATGTTTACCACTGTTGCTAACCAGTCACACCAGATGAAGTAGTTTCATTTAGCTGTGATAGTTAGTTACCAAGTAAAACACATGTGAAGAGTGTGTGGCTTCTTTTAAATGAGTAGAAATATTCACATCTGTCACAGTTCTAGagttatagattatagattatcgtctatattattattaggttGCTATGTATGATATGCAGTGGTGGACTGGACTCACATCTTTTACTTAAGTGGAAGTAATTAATTTAGCAATATTAGAGTTTGCTCATTTaatccagtggttcccaacctaggggtggagcccctccaaagggtcattAGATGAATCTGAGGGATCATGAGATGATTAacaggagagggaaaaaaacaaggttctgattttcagtttttggactttttctgtAATCTtagatttttgctgaaatattggatcattagAACATAATGACATACATAAAAAACactatttccctctgaaatgtagtagagtggaagtataaagtagcatcataTGGATATACAGTAAGTACATTAGTTGAGTAAATATACTGACAGAATATGACAGAAACACTGTATAAATCAGATCTTGATGGATTTAGAAAACTTCACAAAACATACCACAAATGATTTTAAACAGCTCTTCTAAAATGAACAGCACATCATTTCTAAACATGAGCTACCTCTCAGTAAGCCTAGTTTAATAAGATGTGAAAAACAAGCCTTCCACTAACTCTGAGGATATCTTATAATATAGTATTTTATAATATCTTAACTAGTAACCTTGCAACTTAAACCACCAGGACATGCCTTCACATGGCTGTGCATGTGTTAAATATGACatataagataataataataataataagatatgATGTGTGTGAGTTGTTGTTGCAACATTTCTGGCTGTTAATGGAGCTAAGCTAGCAGTTTTGCTAAGCTGTGTTGGAACACTGGCAAACATTCATTTAGGAAAAATGGCAATCTAATGCTGTAGTGAGTGAAATAAaaattttaaacacattacatacataaTAAGGCTAGCATTGATCTTTTAAATCGAAAACATATGCAAAATAGGCATCAAACTGTTCATTTGCACAGGATAGTTACACTTTTAGTAGGATATGAATTTAGTGTATACAGTCTATGTACAGTTAGGATGTAGTAGGACAGCGGTGCTTTCAATTAGAAAAGAAACAGAGTCTATGAAGTTAATGTTGACTCCATATCAAAGAACAGTATAGCTACAAAGCACAGTAATCTGACTCTAGCAAGACAGTGTGAGTGTTCCTCTGTGGAAGCATTTATGGATCTCTAAGCTGATAGCAcactaatatactgtatgtctgattTCATAACattcacaaaaataacaaaaaacaccaTCCTGTGTTATATTTGGACAACGGAATATTTTCACTGTAAATTGTTACAGCAAATCACAAATGAACATagtaataacacatttttccacTGCACACAAGTTTCACATTTTGAAGAAAATATTATTGCTGTTACAGCCATAACAGCACTTAGCTTAACTGTCCCCCCTCCCAACACATTTCCTTTATTACTAATGTTTaagaatattaaatataaagacTGAATCACCAAGCGCATATAGACATACAGACAAGAGGAGAAGTTTATACCTGAAAGAGGAAACCTAACCTAAGGAAACATATTTTACTTTCGGGTCACTCCAATGTCATGTATTCTAATTGGACTCTTAAATGTTAAGttttacacacacgcacacacacatacacacactaatgctGAGGGTACCAGCTCAAGCACTACTTTAACTAATGAGGAAGCTGCTGAGATGACTCAAACCATCTCGGCCACTTCATGTTCTTCCTCTTAAATCACAGGTCATGACCTCTCATACAGTCAAGTGGTGAACTGATGAGTGAACTTAAAGACACAAACCTGAGAAACACtgctatactgtatatacatatatatatatatatatatatatattggcaCTGAATAATGCAATGTGAAAGAAAGCAGTTTGAGGAAGATATTTTCTTTAGTGAATGTTTCATTAACTTATATCCTCCTACATACATacctacatactgtacatacatacatactgtaaatcTTCACCTTTCCCATAGCTCTGTGACTTGATTGTGAGAAACTTGAGCTGGTAGTAAAAACGATATCATGGTTTTAGAATCAGTTAACCTTGTAGCTACCGTATTTCCAGATGTAGCAAAAATATAGAGGTCTCTTAGTATTTCTAGAGGGcatatttttcctgttttgggTTAGCTAGGCTAAACACATAACTATCACACTGTAACTGCACACTAGTTCTACACAGGTCAAAAACTGAGACCTCAATccatgaacaccagactgctaCTGCAAAATCTGAGACATGGTCCAACCTGAGAGCTATGATTGTATGTGATTGTAAAATGTATGCAGCTAAATGGCTCACGCCTCAGATCTTTCAACTGAGTaaagaaataaatcaatcaaaatcattctttttaattcataaaaaatatttagctTCAAGCTAAGAGTTCTCATATTGGTTTACCGTGTCTATTTCAACTAATATGTTCTGGTCAGTTATACAGCAGAGCTATCCACAGAaagtaccacacacacacacacacacacacacacacacacacacacacacacacacaatgtagtTAAAAAGCTACTATTATTTGTAATCTTAATACACACACCACATATAGCTACTCATTGTTATGGCTAAGCAAAATCACTTtgcttttctatttcttttcatttttatcattaatattatttgaATGCCTTTCCTTGTGGGTAAAATCATCCTACTTTAAATAtgtgctttttttcatttcttctgttGGTCAAATCTCTGTTTTTATTGCAATTCCATGAGCCAAGCCCTGCAGGTGGTCTGTACAAGTTTGGAAATTGAACCAAACAATTACAAACAAAATACCATGCTGAAATAACCACCTGAATATACAACTATGTCCTTTAGCTCTTCTTATGAGAACTACTGTAGGTAGAGGTGTGCCATGTGTgcactgtgtatgtatgtgtgatgttTCTGATACGGTGAGATAATTCTGACATGTATGTGTTCCCTGTTCCCAACCCTAGTTACTATGTTTTTGTTCACTTAGTAGTTAAAGCTTGTTTCTTTTGTAAAGAGACATTTTCAATTCAAACAAAGAATTGCATACAAGGCTAATATGAAGGAAAACCTGAAGCTGCAGCAAATGATTCTTCTGAAATGAAACACACTAATTGCTGTCTTACTTTTATCACATTAAAGACGGTGTAAAGTGAGttcagacattttattctagcatttcaaccatttagatttgaattgtggagctaggcttcacacattctgtgttcaggatttagtgggcgggtctgaaaatcacctcTGCGTTAGCATAAACTCGCCCCTGCtactgtagaggtataaatacattaagtgcacactactactactacagtctacagttacttggtagggggcggggtttcgcaacgcccacagcgtttggtagcagagaaaaggctgagttttacacaacattgaagcctaatttcatgtatttggtgatttttttaaacattcaaatttggcagggtggttaacaacacacttttctgtggtatgtcaaacttagaacacatatttattcttactttacacagactttaaaatgtagtttaactTTGAATACATCATAAAATGGCTGAATTGGAAGTGAATGGAGCTCAGGGCTGCACCCAGTGGAATGAAATACTCTGCTGTTTGTATGACCGTGTCGACTGTGATCACTCCTCATTGTCCAGATGGCATAGATGGACACAGGACACTAGGAGACAAGCCCGGTCTGGCTGGCAAGAGAGACATGGGCAAGGAGGAGGACTTCAGACcaggtctgtgtgtttgtctcttacATATGGAAACAGGACTCCTGCTATCAACTGTTAACAGATATACACTCTTTGATTTtgttacagtatacagtataactCCTAAACAGTACAGCTAAATCCAAAGCTCACCACTAAGAATCACCAAAGCAACCACCTAGCAACACTCCCAAAAACCCTTATAACAACCTAATGGCACCCTagaattcaaacatgttgtattcaccatattctataaaatagtgattgtcttttttcatcataaatacatagaacacactctgtctgctctctgacagATACATTAAGGagtaatcaaacatttattaatgactgacaggtcatttataaatgtgaattggtgcagaGACTAGTCATTAtctcagaatatgaacagaatgtaagagttcaaatgttttaaataattctTCAACATATCTTGGTTTCTTACCAGAGTTTCAAACACAACTCCAACtgtacattttgacatttaatacaGACTTGAGTACTCTGTCGCTCTGCCTCCACAGGTGCCCTGAGAATAGCAGATGAAGACATCATCCACACCATCATTGACTTCCTGTCGTACCTCAAACTTAAAGGTAAGCTTatcatttgtgtcattacatCTGGATTCTTCTTTAATTCCTATCTGCTCCCATGctgtatctatgtatatgtttcacaatatattcatttattcaacaCAAAGAGGGCATGCTGGTTCTGATTATTAGGCTAATGTAGTTGTAAGAGGTTTGATTGATCTTAAAATTGTGTATTTCCCAGTGCATTCTAATCTACTACAGTGACTTTAGAAGGCTTTAGATTATGAGATAAATCATGCACAGGTAAAACATTTTTCCTCATGGTGGCACTGaatttaaaggggacctattgcTCATGTGCTCATTTCCACCTctaaattgttatttttacactCTCCAAAATATGTCATCACACATTTAGACTGGCCCTTTGTGCAGCCCCTCAGTCCAGCCTGTCTTAGGTTGTGGTATCAGAGTTGTTAAGTTACAaactgcctgtctgtctgcctgtctacacaaatcattttaaatgtgctctGACTCTTAAaaccatgtttgtgtgtgtggttgcagaGATGGGAGCCTTGGACAGCCTGCCTTCCTCTGTGACATCAGATGAACTGGCCAATCCCTAATGTGTCTGCCTCTCTGCTGTTCACCTCCCTTTATCCCAGTCTATGTTTCTGCCGTGTGGCTACGGCTGCCCTAAATGTTACCTTACTATAGCTCCATTCACATTCTGAGATGTGTCCTGGTACCAAAGATCTGATTCTTCAACTTGTTGTGACACTGATTGattaacccccctcccccccaataCCTATATCAGATCTTTCTGCTCCTGTGTAAATAAAACTTATCGTCCACTGAAAGTCACTGGGACTCGGGGTGGATGTCTACTGACTGTAGGTGGTTCTAATAGGGAGCTCTGTTCAGAATCCCACACACTGCATTATCATTCTAATAAATGATCACCTGATTTAAGAGAATGGagtgaaataaacaaacaaatggcACTGGATTCACATCttgattttatttcttctcttgAGAAGTTTTTACACTGAATAACTTTACTGTGTATATTTATGGTAAAATGTTAACATTCTTTGGGAACAGTGAAGTTGTACCAACTTTAATTCATCTATTAATTGCTTTGTATACTGAATGTAAGAATTTAGTGACAATTTCTCACacctcaaaatgtatttaaactgCTCATTTTATTCAACTAGCTGGCCACAATCCCAAAGATTTTGATAGGGCTTTAATGGGTCATGTACTTAAGGTGCAAATGAAAGTTTGATGTGTTTCCCTCTTTCGTCATAACTTTCTTGTAGCAAATAATGCTCACAGATTTATCTTTGCCAACTGCCTCACCAATATCATTGGATCTGAATCCCAAATAATCCCACAGGCACATCAAAGCCTGTATGCCTGCCTGCTCCACCAGCCTATATGACTATATGACTAATGACTGACCTCTGGTGGCGCATGTTATGCACTACAATACATCACGTTAACAGAATATCTCTTGagtttaaaagagaaaagagcatATGTTTGTGGCGATATTGAAAATCATACCTTCATGACTTCAGAATAGCACATTCTACCTTAATACTGCCCAAGCgttgtatttaaatgttaaagatgttttggaaaaaatgaagtcagACCATTCATAAAGACTTTTACAATATTGAGATTCCAGTGCAAATGTCAACATCTTGCTCTGCTCTGGGCCAACATCTGAAATCTTGCAGTTTTCTTAATCAAACTAAACTTTCTATGATTGAGACATCAGTCAGAATCCACTCATGACCAGCTTATCATTTATCTCTAAATATTCAGTTTCATGATGGGGGTGTTGTGTAGTTGGAGCTTCTTTCAATGAGGAAAACGTACAAACATTTAAAGTCAGCGTTTATTTGCGTATTTGCTGCTTCTCACAAACATTAacagaggaagacaaacagcagaCCTCCAGCCGACATCTTGGCACGTTAactttttttcctgcttccaGTTTttcactatcaaaataaaagcattttaagtAGTTCAACTCAAAGCTTTCAAAGGAAATTAAATCTCTGgttaaacacaacaataacCATTTCTTGTTCCTTACTAATATTGTTAATAACAACATTTCCAACTGTAAATACTTTGCCCTTTTAACTGACCAttaattaacttatttatttatctatttaactTAACATTTCTTAACAGGGGGTAAGAGAAACAGCAACTACATCTACTTTTCAATTTCAAGCTGT
Coding sequences within it:
- the gal gene encoding galanin peptides yields the protein MQKCFGIVCVSLIFCATLSETIGLVIAAKDKRGWTLNSAGYLLGPRRIDHLIQIKDSPSARGRDELVTQYGIDGHRTLGDKPGLAGKRDMGKEEDFRPGALRIADEDIIHTIIDFLSYLKLKEMGALDSLPSSVTSDELANP